CATTCACGGGGACTGGCCAGCTTCATTCTTAAATACGATAAAGTATTGATCTATTCAGCATTGATAATGCACATCTtaggaatttaaaatttattttttcaggaTCAATTCCAATCGATTAACGTATGTGTATGACATTTGGATTTGGTGACATCGAAAAGGCCTATCCACACAAATGTGTAATAACAAAAACATGGCACAAAAATAGTCATACTTAAAATTGATGTACATGGAACTCctaactataaaaaaaaaatcaaaggagaACCGAAATTGAGGCATTGTCATATTCCAAAcatattattttgtgatgaataaAACATCCAAGTTCGACGTAAAATAGCAGAGCAAAGGAAATAAAGGCATACTATGTCAGAAGTGATCAGGAGTGTTGGCCTGTCGCCTTCTTTCTGGTAATCAGAAATATTCAATCTGGACATGATAGCATCAGCCTGAAAAAGATGCTCGAAGTGGTCAGTTTCTTTATAGGGGAAAAACCGACAACAAAGAAACAATATCACAATGCAGATCTACACGAAGTTATGGTATGCTCTTTCTTCTATGACCAATTCAGCAGCAATGTACCACTGAGACACAACCAGAGACGAACCAGAGCCTTCCATTCTTTAATTTAGAGTTACAATTCAAGTCTATAACTAATTCAAAACCTACTCGGTCTAGTCCAATCCAAATGCCCCATTGGAGCTGCCAAGGTTTCACTTTTCTCAAATTCAAGCACTTGGTACAGACCAATCATCACCATAAATACCATCTAATTTTGCACAAGGTAATAGTAATACATGGCACTAGACATGGAGTCGGCAACACATTTGCTACTGTAGCGGTGGGAGTGGGACGCCAATGCTGAAGCTGTAAAAACATCCAaagaaatggggaaaaaaacaaaagaagaaaatgcCGCACCTTGGCCTCCGCAAGAACCGTCACTAGCTCGTCAGGGTTCTCCCTCCTGATGCTCTTCTCGTCGATATCTGCAGTCTGAAACCACAAAAATCATTTCATCCCCAAGAGAACATTCCCGAAAGCAAGCAATCCCCCCAAAAAGGGGGGAAAATGCAGAACGGGAGAAAAGCGCCGCAACCCACCATGACTTCGAACTCGAGCCCCATCTCGGTGAGGATGTGCTTCCTGGCCACCGACGATGACCCCAGGATCAGCTGCGACGAGCCACAGCGAGTATAGCAATCACCATCACCGTTGTCGCCAAGACGAACAGATCAAATTAGGCTCAACTCTTCAAACAAAGAACAGATTAATTTAATCGGCGGAGCTGCTGCTGGACCCCGAACCTTGAAGGGCTGGGAGCTCGCGGGGATGGAGGCCGCGGCCATCAGGCACTCGCGCCGCGATGAGCCAAGcttctgcggcggcggtggcggcggcgaggggaggagaggaggcgagccgcggcggcgtcggcggtggcgagaAGATGTGGAGAGGTGGAGTTGTGGGAGATAGCGGGGGAAGCAGATGAAAGGCTCGTTTGGATGGGCCGGAAGGCCCGGAATCAGACGGCCTCCGGCCCAATCAGCCCATCTGCAAAAACAATTTATCAtcgtgtatttttttctttgtgtcGATTTTTCATTGTGTATTTGGCtacaagagaggagaggaaaagaaaagtcTCGATCATTTTTGCAGGTTAGATATGGGGGTGTTATGTTAGTCTTTAAATTTCATTTTGTTACGTGTCACACTTAGAAGTAACTTTATATAATATAAGACTTTGCTCCTTTTATGGATACgtaataaacttatttttaaagaaaactagAAAGAGACGCGGCTTTGCCGCGTAGCTAGCTATTAGGAAATTTTCTGTGTAAGACACATTATGCAGACTTCTATTAATACCATCAAGCAAGCAAACTTCTATTAAGACAattataggaatttttttataaaaaaattgattttaatggaaaatcacaaaaatatgGGTCGGTTAAGTGAAATCGTAAATTTAGCACCCTATCGAACAACCGTGGTTCGACAGGGAACCTATCGAACCACTGCTGTTCGACAGGCTAGTtggtccaagaaaaaaaaataaaaaagtactt
The nucleotide sequence above comes from Oryza glaberrima chromosome 11, OglaRS2, whole genome shotgun sequence. Encoded proteins:
- the LOC127753865 gene encoding uncharacterized protein LOC127753865 isoform X2, with protein sequence MLWNGTIMKCRREKCPCTQYDYKWADWAGGRLIPGLPAHPNEPFICFPRYLPQLHLSTSSRHRRRRRGSPPLLPSPPPPPPQKLGSSRRECLMAAASIPASSQPFKLILGSSSVARKHILTEMGLEFEVMTADIDEKSIRRENPDELVTVLAEAKADAIMSRLNISDYQKEGDRPTLLITSDIVVVHEGIIREKPTTKEEARQFLKGYSGSHVSTVGSVVVTNLTTGKRLESLDKAEVYFHDIPDEIIENLIDEGVVFRVAGGLLLEHPLTLPFVEAVVGSSDTVMGISKDLANKLIQDALSA